In a single window of the Octopus sinensis unplaced genomic scaffold, ASM634580v1 Contig07211, whole genome shotgun sequence genome:
- the LOC115227815 gene encoding histone H2A-like — MSGRGKGGKVKGKSKTRSSRAGLQFPVGRIHRLLRKGNYAQRVGAGAPVYLAAVMEYLAAEVLELAGNAARDNKKSRIIPRHLQLAIRNDEELNKLLSGVTIAQGGVLPNIQAVLLPKKTQKASK, encoded by the coding sequence ATGTCTGGACGTGGTAAAGGAGGAAAAGTAAAGGGAAAGAGCAAGACCCGTTCGTCCCGTGCCGGACTTCAGTTCCCTGTCGGTCGTATCCACCGTCTTCTCCGTAAGGGAAATTATGCCCAACGTGTCGGTGCCGGAGCCCCAGTCTACTTGGCCGCTGTGATGGAATATTTGGCTGCTGAGGTGTTGGAATTGGCAGGAAATGCTGCCAGAGATAACAAGAAATCGAGAATCATTCCCCGTCACTTGCAGTTGGCCATCCGTAACGACGAAGAATTGAACAAACTTTTGTCCGGAGTGACCATCGCCCAGGGTGGTGTTCTTCCCAACATTCAGGCTGTTCTTCTGCCCAAGAAAACCCAGAAGGCTTCTAAGTAA
- the LOC115227814 gene encoding histone H4, translating into MSGRGKGGKGLGKGGAKRHRKVLRDNIQGITKPAIRRLARRGGVKRISGLIYEETRGVLKVFLENVIRDAVTYTEHAKRKTVTAMDVVYALKRQGRTLYGFGG; encoded by the coding sequence ATGTCTGGACGTGGTAAAGGAGGAAAAGGATTGGGAAAAGGAGGCGCCAAGCGTCACAGGAAGGTGTTGAGAGATAACATCCAGGGTATCACCAAGCCCGCTATCCGTCGTCTTGCCCGTCGAGGTGGTGTCAAACGTATCTCTGGCCTGATCTACGAAGAGACCCGTGGTGTATTGAAGGTATTTCTGGAGAATGTCATCCGTGATGCCGTCACCTACACCGAGCATGCCAAGAGGAAGACTGTCACCGCTATGGATGTCGTCTATGCCCTGAAGAGACAAGGCAGAACTCTGTACGGATTCGGAGGTTAA
- the LOC115227810 gene encoding histone H2B, gonadal-like — protein sequence MPPAPATASKGAKKASKAKTSRPAGDKKRKKKRKESYSIYIYKVMKQVHPDTGISSKAMSIMNSFVNDLFERIASESSRLAHYNKRSTISSREVQTAVRLLLPGELAKHAVSEGTKAVTKYTSSK from the coding sequence atgccaccagcaccagcaactgCTTCGAAAGGAGCCAAGAAGGCTTCCAAGGCCAAGACCTCTCGCCCTGCCGGGGACAAGAAAcgtaagaagaagaggaaggaaagttATTCCATCTACATCTACAAAGTGATGAAGCAAGTCCACCCGGACACTGGCATCTCCAGCAAAGCTATGTCCATCATGAACAGTTTTGTCAACGATCTGTTCGAAAGAATAGCTTCTGAATCCAGCCGCTTGGCTCACTACAACAAACGTTCGACCATCAGTAGCCGTGAGGTGCAGACTGCTGTCCGTCTTCTCCTTCCTGGTGAGTTGGCCAAACACGCCGTCTCTGAGGGTACCAAGGCCGTCACCAAATACACTAGCAGCAAATAA